ATGAGCCGTCCCGCTGCAAAGCCGTCATTCGCACCATCCTCAGTGAAGGCCGCAAATTCGGTTTAGGAGTAGGACTAATCACTCAGCGCCCCGGCAAACTGGATTCAGATGTATTGTCCCAATGCATGAGCCAGTTCATTATGCGCATCGTCAACCCAGTCGATCAAGACAGCCTTAAATATGGCGTTGAGGCCGCTGGCCGCGATTTGTTGAAAGAATTACCTGCGCTTACTAAAGGTCAGGTGATTATCTCAGGCATGTGTGTGAATACACCCGTGTTGTGCCAAGTGCGCCTACGCTTAACTGCTCATGGAGGAGAAACCCTAGATGCGCCCTCTCTATGGCAAGCGCACTTCCAATCCCATCGTCTACGGGAACGAGCTGCTGCCAGTGCCCCTCTAGCCGGACGCCGACAAGCTGCCACAGTACGCGGGGTTTCGATTGATTAGAGCTCTTTAGATTAGAGCTATCTGAGGGCATTCCCACAACCTCCAGGAACATTAGGCGTCTGGGATCTGAGGGAAGCTTGGTCCATCTGGGTGGTCCTACTTTGCTTTAGCGCGTAAATTCTTGATCTTGACCTGCTTCCACCAGTCTTGCAGTTCCTGGGGTTCAATGTTGCGCCCATCCACTTCCACCATAAACCGCTTATCCACGAGGAGGCTGAGTTTCCCTTTCTTGGATGCATTGGTATATTCTTCTCGTCCAAAAGCATCGCCAATTTTTAAGCCTTTGCTATAGCCCTCGGTCGATTCTTTACTAAATCGGGCGCTGATCACAAATGGGGCGTAGAGTTGGCGATGGTGGGCCCAGTCAAAGAGCTGCACCTTAACGGTTTTATCACCCTGTTGATAGGATCGACTGGCTTGGCTGATGGCAAACTCGCCAAAGTTTGTGGATTCGCCCTTGGCTTCTGCGGCCTCCCAACCAGATGGCTGGTCGGGTAAACCGGTAATCAAGTCGGTATAGCTGAGGGGATCGACTGGTTTGAGATTCTTGAGTTCTGATTCGATATCTTTGAGATCCTTCTCTAATTTAGAGATTTGATCAATTCCTTTTAGGGGATTCTGGTCAACATCTACGCCCTCAACCACCTCCTGCAAATCAGGAACCCCACCACAGGCAGACAGAAATAGAGCGGAGATGGATAAAAGAAAGGTGATTCTCAGGCACACTCTCTTCGAAAATTCTTCATAAAAAATTCGATCAGGATTATCACTCATTTATCTCAAATCCAATCATTTCAGCAAGGATTAGAATCAGCGACACTTATACATCTGATCAGTAAATTGCGATGAACTTAATCAAAATGCAACTTAGCACTGTCCTAATTACAGGATGCCCTTGGGGCTGGTAAATCTATCGCAGGATGTGTCTGGCTTAATGCTTCTATATCAGTCTTCTCATAGCTTTCAAAGGGCTGATGGATCCACGGATTCTCGGGTAAATAGTCCACATAAAAATGGGGTTTGATTCTAGAACAAGCTTTGTACCACAACACAGCAGTGCGTAAGTCTGCAATCCCATCACCATACCGTTGTTGGAGCCAGATTAGCGTTTGTTCAAGGGTGATACCAGAATCCACTAGGTCATCAACGAGTAAAATGCGGCTTCCCAGGTTTGTGGTCGTCATTGTGAGGGCTTGGCTGACGGTCAGCTGATGGCGGTCTTGCCCGGTGGCTCCCCCATAGGAAGCGGTGGCTAATATGGCTAATGGCTGTTGATAAATGCGAGAGAGTAAATCGCCAACCCGTAAACCGCCCCGTGCTAAACAGATAATTTGATTGAATGACCAGCCTGAACGATAGATTTGGACTGCCAGTTTTTCAATGTGCTGATGATACTCTGACCAAGATACGTAGAGATCTGCCATTCGGGTTTGTTCTATCCACTCAATTTGTTCATGCTACCTCCGTTCACAAGAATAACGATGGCATGAACAAGACTCAATATTATTCTCTATCCCACCCTTAGAGTTGTCAGACAGGGACAATTTTCATTAGGCTAATGATGACTGAGCTGTTTTTGAGGGAACACAACCTGTTATGAATCCTGATATGGTGACCGAATTTCTAAAAAAAGGATTTCATGTAACCCTGGGAGCTACAACTTCAGTGGTGGAATCCCTTCAAGACTCCCAAAAGCGCGAGGAAAATATTTCCCAACTCAATCTTGGCTTTGATCAGCTGTCTCAGATCTGGGCGGACAAAGGGGAAATTACAGAGACAGAAGCTCGCAAAATGATTGATAGCATGGCGACTCAATATGGAGTGAATGCGAATCCCATGTCTTCTGGCAGTTCCACTGCTCCTTCGGCAACTTCCCCCTCCATTGATCCGTCTCTCCAACAAGAACTCAAAACCCTGACCAACCAGTTAGCCAACATTCGTTTGGAATTAACGCAAATGGGTAACCAAGACGACACCTGACAATCATGGGTTTATCCCGACATTGCTCGGAGTTAATTTGGATGCCTCTCTTCTGCACCTAACTGGGTAGTTGGTACTTTGGAGGGCCAAACTAATGCCACCACTCACTTCTAATCAGGCCGTTGCCTGGGGGGCCAATTTAGCTACGACTGTGTTGTTAGGGAGTCTTTTGCAGACTTCAGCACAAGCCATTGAACTCGCCGATGGAACAACGTATTTTGCCAATGTTCCTCGCCTAGAAAATGCTCGGACCACCTACAGCAGTGCCCGTGTCTTTGGAGCGACGTATTACTTTACGTTGCATGTTCCAGACGATGCTGGTGAGCCACTTCGGCGCGTGATGTTTAATCAGCAAGAAGGGGTAGACCCGATATCCTTTAATCTCAAGCGCACTCAAGCCTATCGGAATAAGCAGAAGAAACAACTCCTACCCATAGCCGCAGCTTCTACAGATGAGAAGGGCGCAATCTCGATATTTTTCGACCCACCTATCTCTCCAGGAACGACTGTCACTATTGGTTTGCGTCCCTATCGAAATCCCCGATCGAGTGGCGTTTATCTCTTTGGGGTCACAGCCTTTCCTCAGGGAGAACAAGCTTATGGTCAGTTTTTAGGCTATGGCCGACTCCATTTTTATGATCACTTTCGATGGCCCTCCTATTGGGGGCATTGAGTGAGCTAAAGGCCAGCACCATTTGAGATCAATGACTTTAGGGATCTACAAATAAATAGGGTTTGCTGAAAAAGTAAATTGAGCTAATTCCTGGCATCAAATCGTACAATCAACCCAGTTGTGACGGCCAGGGCCATATTCCTTCACTGGCCCTAGAAAAGCCCCAAGGCAGCCCTGGCAGCTCCATAACGCTTTCCAACACCAGCAATCCCACCCAAAAATGAATGATAAAAGGTGGCGGAGCCACCGCTCTAGATTCATCACCAAGAACGTGATAGCAATCGCACTAGCAGCCGTATCCGCTAACTTCGCCATCACTCGATTCAAGCCAAATCTTCGCTTGGCCTGCCCAAACTTGCCCTCAATTTGGACTCTCACCTTTTCGTCCTCCCGTGCTTGTTGCTTGAGTTGGCCCTGCACCTGGGGGTCTTGTTGAGGTCTTCCTAACGGTGGTCCACTCAATCGGATACCTCGAGCTTTACACCATCGTCGATTAGCTCGGGTTCGATAGATTTGGTCGGCATGGACTGAGAGAGGATAATGGCCAAAGCGACGATGAAAAGCTTCCACTTGATATTGAAGATGCTGGGATTCATTGAACGCATCCCAGCTTAAACGTTCCAGAAACACACATCCGTTGACACAACTGAGGGATAGCTTGGCCCCAAACTCAACAGGTACTCCAGCTTTGCCTCGGACCATCGGTCGGACATGAGGCTGAGTGAGGCTGACAATACGGTCATCTACTCGACGCACGTGCTGTTGATACATCCACTCTTGCTGTCGAAAGACTTCATGAATCACCAGCAACAGACGGTACTGTCGCCGGGACAGTCGGGACAGAGACGCTCCTAAAGCTATCAATCCATCAATGTGGGCTAGATTCCGACGCACATAGCCCAACTGCTGACGAATCCCTTTACGAATCAGCTTGCGACTCGGTTGACGTTTCTTGGCAATGGCCAGATAAGCTTTGCGGGCCTTTTGGCGGTAGGTGCGAGGTTTGCCCTTGAGAGACAGCATGACTTGAGCATATAAAGCATCAAGGATGGCTTCACTCGCTTTGCGGGCATCATTGAGCAGATCTAAGTCTGTCGGATAGCGAATATCGGCTGGCGCACAGGTCGCGTCTATCAACAATTGGCCCTGGTTGGGAGGGGCAGGAGGCTCATCTTCGTCATCTTCAGGAGAAGGAGATGACTCAGGGACATCACAACAGGAGAACCCTCAGATGCGAGCACTGATTCCACGACTGCGTCGTTGACTTGAGTCAGTAGCTCTAGATTCAACCGTTGGCGAAAGTGAACCAGCATGGAGGCATCAAACGGAGCACTCTCTCGATATTCACTAAAACCCAGAAAGTACTGCAAGTAGGGGTTCTCTCGAATCTGTTCTACGGTCTCTGCATCGGATACACCCAGTTTCTCTTTGATGATTAAGGTCCCTAAGGCCACACGAAAGGGTTTGGCAGGTGCCCCCATGGTCTGACTGAATTGCTCTGCATACTCTGACTCAAAGCTCTCCCAAGGAATCAGCTCGGCGAGTTTGACCCAGCGATTCTCTTCTGATAGTTTGCCTCCGAAGGGCAAGTAGAAGTTCTTAAAGGACAGTTGACCGGGGGATGGACGACGATACATTGGGGTGCATGTGCAAAGGTTTTGAGTATTTTGAACGATTTTCCTTGCACTTCTCAAGGGCGCTCAACACTTGGATACACTGCAAATATTCAACCTTAGACTTTCGAAGCAAGCCCTAAATAAGGTACCCATCAATTGGGCACAATCTTGATATCCCATTTGGGTAACGCTTCAGAACATAGCCATTGTTGTTTGTAGGCTTCTAGCTCATCTGAGGGCACAGTAATGTTCTTTTCATAGGTGCCCTCAATCAAATGAACCAAAGGCTTCAATCCATTCCAGGTCATATTCGATGCCCACTGGACAGCCGTATCAATGGAGTTGAGGATAGTGCCATTCCAATATTGTTCCAAGGCTGCCCAACATCGCTCAATCGGATTGTATTTGCTGTGATAGGGCGGATAGTAAATCAGATGAACCGATAATCGTGTCATTTGGACAAACTCAACCATACGCTTGATAAATTGTGTGCGGTTACTGCGCACTGCAGAGCCGCCATCAAGGTTAATTTCTAATCCCTCTATCTGAGGATAGTTATCGTGATGTTCGCGCCACCAAGCCTCTAAACAATCAACAATAAAATCAGTAGTTTCAGCAGACTGACCAAAGTAAATTGACAGTTGCCCTGCGAGCACATCGAGAATCCCGAAGGGTACCAAAATAGCGTCCCAATGGTCATCATGGTCATTGGCTTTTGTCGCGTCTAGGGTACGAGCTTTGCCGCCACGAGAGAGGTTGCCAATTTAACTTTGGCTTTGCTATCAATCGAGATGCGCAATAGGTTGGGGGCCGCATCGGCAGCATAATTGGCTTGAGCGATATTGCGAAAATCGCATCGGTTTGCGGCAGTTTTTTCAGGGGTTTAACTTTTGGGTTTTTAAGCGATAACCCATTCGATTCAATAGATTGCCGATGGTTTGACGGGTTGGTAATGCCTCATCGCTGTAGCCTTTCTCCTCAATCAATGCCTCACGCACGGCCCTGGCACTGATACGGGTGTAGTACAACGTTGATTTGAACTTCGGATCAGCTTGGGCTTCACCATCAACTAAATCCCGAATGTCAGTTGCTAAATGGGGTAGTTTCGTTTCGCTAAGCTGACGACCTCGGGCTTGATAGTTGTCAACGCATCTAATGCCAGTCCGTCGTTCATCAAGGCCCAGTTGAACACTGGTACGTCTCCAACCTAAATGACGCTCAGCTTTGCGGGCAGAGCCGTCCAGGTAGTCTTCAGCCACTTTTGCCATGAATGCTCGCTTGTGTGGGCCTGTCAGTTTCTTGGCGGCATCTCGAAACGTCTCTTTTATAGGGGCATCTAGCATCAGATATCCTCAAAACAATCGGTCAATCATGTATTGACTTGTTTCTTAGATTCGCAGGTACTTTATTTCTTGGCAAGTCCCTTAAAGCATATAACCCCCGCCATTCGGCGGGGGTTTGTTTGTCTATAAAAGCTCTGTATATGAATCTATATTAAGCAAAAATCTTAGAGATGGCTGTAGCTTACGCAACAAGTTTAATAAAAGTTTTTAATTTAATTCTTGAAAATTAAATTAAAAACCTAATGAATCGATTGGATCGTCACTCCAGGGCGTATCACCCCTTATATATCAGCCCTCTTCTTTACCCGCCATAGTGATGTCAGTCTGGATTTATGCCCAAGGGCAGGTGATAGCGAGAGGGTGACGCGGGGCAAGTTTCGAGTGATCCAAGCGGGCTCTAGTACAGAAGTGTTGCACTGGAGCCTGCTCTTTTAGTAGGTAAATAAGGATGTACTGGATATCTCCCTAGTTCAGCAAACTCCGTAGCATCCAAGCTGTCTTTTCATGAGTCTGCATTCGCTGAGTGAGCAGATCAGCGGTAGGCTCATCATTTGCCGCATCTGCTAGTGGAAATACAGATCGAGCAGTACGAACGACGGCCTCTTGGCCTGCAACGAGTTCTTTGATCATCTCTTCAGCAGTGGGAACTCCCTCTGCTTCTTCAATAGAAGTCAGTTGGCTATATTCTTTATAGGTCCCTGGAGCTGGGAATCCCAAGGTTCTAATGCGTTCAGCAACGGCGTCTACAGCGAGTGATAGCTCGTTATATTGTGCTTCAAACATTAAGTGAAGGGTTTGGAACATGGGGCCCGTAACGTTCCAATGGAAATTATGTGTTTTGAGATAGAGGGTGTAAGTATCGGCGAGGAGACGGGATAAACCCTCAGCAATGTGTTGACGATCGTTTTCTGAAATACCGATATTGATAGGAGGTGCTTGCATGGTGATTACCTCAAAAAAACACTACGGGATGGACATCTAAAGATACTGGAATACAGGGGGTGCTTCTACTCAGACGTTAGGCTAAATGTCGCTGGAGTACTGAGCGTGGGGCACGGCGAACACAACAGCGAATGGTCTGATGTCCCAATCGAGTACAGGCTTCAAAACGATGGCATCCTGAGAACCCGTAATATTGACCTTCAACTTCTAGGACTTCAATCGGAGTTTGCAGACCAATTTCTGCAATGGAGACCATTAAGGCTTCGACTCGCTGCTGATCATTTTGCCGATAAAGGGGGCGACGAATGGATTGAAGGGGGAGGTCTAGGATGCGAGCCATAAGCGAGTGCCATTCAATAGTTAAATCATAGTCGTTATGACTTCGCTTTGCAATGGGTAATTTATCTTACCTCCCAACACCTCTCCATGGATGAGGCCTGCTCATTTATAAACGGCCGAAAAATGACCTAGGACTCTGCTAAGAAGCTGTCTATGTCGGGAACATCCACCCAGGCTGCTTGGTGATGAGACTGGTGAGCCAAGTCCATGAGCAGTTGTGAATAGATCCCTTCCTTGAGGGAGGGAGCGGTGGCTTGACCTTTTTGAATCATTTCTACCCAATGCTCGACGACTCTCATGGTTGGGGCAATTCGACCGTCAGGATAGGTTTGTTTAAATTGCAGCCAATCGGAGATAGGAAGGTCTTGTAACTCAGCACCAGACTGACTCCCTTGTAACTGGAAGCCGTGGATATAGTCCTTGGGATTTTGGCTACCGAGAACTAAGGTGCCCCGATCTCCGTAGACTTCTACCCAATGTCCGCGACCGGCATAGGTCGTCGCACTAATATTAATCTGGCAAGTACAGCCATCTTGCAGCTCCAACATCAAAACGCAAGTATCATCGGCATCCACAAGCTTTGCTTTGCTACTGTCCGGATCAGGGCGAGCAGGAATTGTGGTGATTAGTCGGGCACAGAGCCGCTTTACTGGCCCAAATAACCAGGCAACATAATCGAAGGTATGGGAGGCCAATGCACCTAGAGAGCCACCCCCTAATTCTTTGCTAGCATGCCAACTCCAAGGGCGATTCGGATCAGCCCGTCCTGGGACGAGCCAGTCGATCTTGATCAGTCGGGTTTGACCTACGTAGTTTTGGGTGAGTAAGGTTTTGAGCTGCATCCAGGCTGGCACAAATCGAAACTCAAAGTTGAGGGTTGCCTGCAAGTTTTGCTTTTGCATCAGGTGATAAAGTTTGCGAGCATCCCCGGCATTAAGGGTGGTCGGTTTTTCCAGAAATAAATGTTTGCCGGAGTTGAGCACCATCTCTGCCATCTCGTAGTGCTGGAAGGGAGGGGTTGAGATGCTAACCCCCTGTATATCGGGTCTTCCCAGGATCTCAGCTAGGTTATTAGAGGCAAAGGGGATGTTGTTTGCGGATGCGATCGCAGATGCTTTATCGGCATCTCGGTTATAGACCGCCAAGAGCTGGGTCCCAGGAAAATCTCGAAAAGCGGGGATATGAACCTTTTGACCAAACCCAGTACCGACGACGGCGACACCGATTGCAGATTGAGAAGCGTGTTCAGCTGACATAGATTTAATTAGGTGCAATGAACAAATTGGCACAATCCGTATCATACCGACCGCCAGGGAATAGCTGAATGCATAAAATCGATTTCGCCAGATTCTTTAGGATTTATCCCTGATTCTGCCTCAGCAATCGTCTTAAATTGATTAGACTGTATATGCGAACTAAACGGTTCAATCCATTGGATGACATTATAGAACCGTTTGATTTTGTTTATCTCTGTCCTTCTCACCTATTGCATCAATGACAGATTCAACAGCAGAATCCATCCTGGCAACCACCACGGGGTTACTGACGTACTATTGCTACGAAGCTGAGAGCCAAGCTCAAGACTCTTTGTTGGATCGTTGGTTTGGAGATTATTCCCCTGAATGGGTACGGCTGGCCCTGATTGAGTCCTTGTATCGAGGGCGGTATAAAACAATCTCTGTGGGCGGATTGCTAGCTGATTGGAAGCGAAAAGGACAGCCTCTATATCACTTCAACCGAGAATTCGAAGCCCTGATTTGTCACAAATTCCCGCAAATTAAGTTTAAGCAAGCAGACACATCAGTTGACTCGCAGACTAAACTCCAACCGCCCGTGTTGAGTAAGAGGCAGACTCCACAACCGAAATCAACGATTGTAGCGACAGAAGTTAACAAGGTATTGAATCAGCCAGAAGCTGATTTTCTGATGGAGCAAAACTTACAGAGGTCTGAACCAGACATGGGCTCAAGCTTGGATGAGAACAGGATGCCCATAAGTCATAAGCTATGGAGTTTTGTCGCTGAGGTGTCTAGTAACCAGTCCCTAACGTCTGGCTAT
The genomic region above belongs to Acaryochloris sp. CCMEE 5410 and contains:
- a CDS encoding phosphoribosyltransferase, with amino-acid sequence MADLYVSWSEYHQHIEKLAVQIYRSGWSFNQIICLARGGLRVGDLLSRIYQQPLAILATASYGGATGQDRHQLTVSQALTMTTTNLGSRILLVDDLVDSGITLEQTLIWLQQRYGDGIADLRTAVLWYKACSRIKPHFYVDYLPENPWIHQPFESYEKTDIEALSQTHPAIDLPAPRASCN
- a CDS encoding DUF2808 domain-containing protein yields the protein MPPLTSNQAVAWGANLATTVLLGSLLQTSAQAIELADGTTYFANVPRLENARTTYSSARVFGATYYFTLHVPDDAGEPLRRVMFNQQEGVDPISFNLKRTQAYRNKQKKQLLPIAAASTDEKGAISIFFDPPISPGTTVTIGLRPYRNPRSSGVYLFGVTAFPQGEQAYGQFLGYGRLHFYDHFRWPSYWGH
- a CDS encoding Dps family protein, which codes for MQAPPINIGISENDRQHIAEGLSRLLADTYTLYLKTHNFHWNVTGPMFQTLHLMFEAQYNELSLAVDAVAERIRTLGFPAPGTYKEYSQLTSIEEAEGVPTAEEMIKELVAGQEAVVRTARSVFPLADAANDEPTADLLTQRMQTHEKTAWMLRSLLN
- a CDS encoding ParB N-terminal domain-containing protein translates to MARILDLPLQSIRRPLYRQNDQQRVEALMVSIAEIGLQTPIEVLEVEGQYYGFSGCHRFEACTRLGHQTIRCCVRRAPRSVLQRHLA
- a CDS encoding Gfo/Idh/MocA family protein encodes the protein MSAEHASQSAIGVAVVGTGFGQKVHIPAFRDFPGTQLLAVYNRDADKASAIASANNIPFASNNLAEILGRPDIQGVSISTPPFQHYEMAEMVLNSGKHLFLEKPTTLNAGDARKLYHLMQKQNLQATLNFEFRFVPAWMQLKTLLTQNYVGQTRLIKIDWLVPGRADPNRPWSWHASKELGGGSLGALASHTFDYVAWLFGPVKRLCARLITTIPARPDPDSSKAKLVDADDTCVLMLELQDGCTCQINISATTYAGRGHWVEVYGDRGTLVLGSQNPKDYIHGFQLQGSQSGAELQDLPISDWLQFKQTYPDGRIAPTMRVVEHWVEMIQKGQATAPSLKEGIYSQLLMDLAHQSHHQAAWVDVPDIDSFLAES